One genomic region from Maridesulfovibrio frigidus DSM 17176 encodes:
- a CDS encoding SPOR domain-containing protein, with the protein MATRKKKPGSGSDQEKTYTFTFSLPEAIGLCSGCVLALCAFFVLGILLGRGYQPENDVPELAMMMPHQSSNASGEVKGGILKPEELLYMDSLKIKPISGARPDEKVAAKKPKAKSKPTVNIVQKMAPAKQAAAKTAVTESVKSAVTTKDTEPEPLIEMDNPDEVGPPVYDYLYQAASFGTEQKAEEFKGKLLADGLDASVEPGKSGTKTWYRVFVRHLGSAESTQSMRAVLAKYGIKKPLLKSKKAVE; encoded by the coding sequence ATGGCTACACGCAAAAAAAAGCCCGGATCAGGTTCTGATCAGGAAAAGACCTATACCTTCACATTTTCTTTGCCGGAAGCAATTGGTCTTTGCTCAGGATGTGTGCTGGCCTTATGCGCGTTCTTTGTGCTCGGAATTCTGCTCGGTAGAGGATATCAGCCTGAAAATGATGTCCCCGAACTGGCAATGATGATGCCACATCAAAGCTCCAATGCTTCAGGTGAAGTTAAAGGTGGCATACTGAAGCCTGAAGAATTGCTTTATATGGATTCGCTTAAAATCAAGCCTATTTCCGGAGCAAGACCAGATGAAAAGGTTGCTGCTAAAAAGCCTAAGGCCAAAAGCAAGCCTACTGTGAACATAGTGCAAAAGATGGCTCCTGCAAAGCAGGCCGCAGCTAAAACAGCTGTAACTGAATCCGTTAAATCAGCAGTTACAACTAAAGACACTGAACCGGAACCGCTGATAGAAATGGATAATCCTGACGAAGTCGGCCCTCCTGTATACGATTATCTGTATCAGGCTGCCTCCTTCGGAACCGAGCAAAAAGCTGAAGAATTCAAAGGCAAGCTACTTGCTGATGGACTGGATGCGTCGGTTGAACCGGGAAAAAGCGGCACAAAAACTTGGTACAGAGTTTTTGTAAGACACTTAGGATCTGCTGAAAGTACGCAGTCCATGAGAGCTGTTCTGGCAAAATATGGAATCAAAAAGCCTCTGCTGAAAAGCAAAAAGGCTGTTGAATAG
- a CDS encoding SAM hydrolase/SAM-dependent halogenase family protein, protein MSRTIALLTDFGLDDPYVGQMKGILAAKAPNSKIIDVSHGVEPFCISQGSFFLAAALKHFPSNTVFVAVVDPGVGSGRRIIGIELGGHTILAPDNGIIELAEANSCGSMIVTDLSETPCSITCSSTFHGRDIFAPLAAELACGASLGSLGPKLPLRDVVRTGLKKPLWMEHGVEAVVLHSDRFGNLVLNIPDSQIMPERMSMPERTVASELDCLSPRGAEARAGCVRRVSCYAELQSGAVGLIAGSQGFYELALYQGSVSDKLGYKAGDSIRLNWSV, encoded by the coding sequence ATGAGCAGAACTATTGCGCTTTTAACTGATTTTGGACTCGATGATCCTTACGTCGGCCAAATGAAAGGAATTCTTGCAGCGAAAGCTCCGAATTCCAAAATTATAGATGTCAGTCACGGGGTTGAGCCATTTTGTATTTCGCAAGGCTCTTTTTTTCTTGCGGCTGCTCTTAAACATTTTCCATCAAACACTGTATTTGTTGCTGTAGTTGACCCCGGGGTTGGAAGCGGGCGCAGAATAATTGGAATTGAACTTGGTGGTCACACGATTCTCGCTCCTGATAACGGTATAATTGAACTTGCCGAGGCCAATTCTTGCGGGTCGATGATAGTGACCGATTTAAGTGAAACTCCATGCAGCATCACGTGCTCTTCTACTTTTCACGGACGTGATATCTTTGCGCCATTAGCAGCTGAACTTGCTTGCGGAGCATCGCTGGGGTCACTTGGCCCGAAACTACCATTACGTGATGTCGTTAGAACGGGGCTTAAAAAGCCGTTATGGATGGAGCATGGAGTTGAAGCTGTTGTTTTGCACAGTGACAGGTTTGGCAATCTGGTGCTGAATATTCCGGACAGTCAAATCATGCCCGAAAGAATGTCCATGCCAGAGCGGACAGTAGCTTCAGAGTTAGATTGCTTGTCGCCTAGAGGAGCTGAAGCGCGCGCAGGTTGCGTCAGGCGGGTATCATGTTACGCAGAATTGCAGTCTGGAGCTGTCGGCCTGATCGCCGGAAGCCAAGGTTTTTACGAGCTTGCACTATATCAGGGATCTGTTTCGGATAAGCTCGGATACAAAGCTGGAGATTCCATCCGTTTGAACTGGAGTGTTTAG
- a CDS encoding adenosylcobinamide-GDP ribazoletransferase, which translates to MRDFFITLGFMTRIGPVLDIEAEDLARTVKWMPLCGLVLGGLIVLPFYLGLFAGKFWVQAWLTVAASVYLTRGLHFDGIADIADGAGPYPDPVKFWRIIKDSCSGVFGVLAVALLLMGQVFCFYYIYEAGAYGAAVWVFVLGRLGCAIMCRVGKPFARTGQGVLFMNGADNLSLISAFLATAIIGFILVDIKMQLLSYIFAGICILFLYRLARKVAGANGDFLGGAVVLTEMAALLAFTA; encoded by the coding sequence ATGAGAGATTTTTTTATTACGCTTGGTTTCATGACTCGAATCGGGCCTGTGCTTGATATCGAAGCTGAGGATTTAGCGCGCACAGTTAAGTGGATGCCACTTTGTGGACTTGTGCTTGGCGGTTTGATTGTGCTGCCTTTTTATCTTGGTTTGTTTGCTGGTAAATTCTGGGTGCAGGCATGGCTCACCGTTGCTGCGTCTGTTTATCTTACACGTGGGCTGCATTTTGATGGCATAGCAGACATTGCCGACGGGGCAGGTCCATATCCTGATCCTGTGAAGTTTTGGCGCATCATTAAGGATAGCTGTTCCGGTGTATTTGGGGTTCTTGCTGTAGCTCTTTTGCTGATGGGGCAGGTGTTCTGCTTTTATTATATTTATGAAGCGGGGGCTTATGGCGCGGCTGTCTGGGTTTTTGTCTTGGGTAGACTGGGATGTGCTATCATGTGTAGAGTGGGCAAGCCCTTTGCGAGAACGGGACAAGGTGTTCTTTTCATGAATGGTGCAGATAATTTATCTTTGATCTCTGCGTTTCTTGCTACGGCAATTATAGGGTTTATTCTCGTTGATATTAAGATGCAGTTGTTAAGTTATATATTTGCGGGTATTTGTATTTTGTTTTTATATAGACTTGCGAGAAAGGTCGCAGGGGCTAACGGAGATTTTTTGGGCGGAGCAGTCGTATTGACTGAAATGGCGGCTTTGCTCGCATTTACTGCTTAA
- a CDS encoding response regulator, with protein sequence MSIDKILVVEDHHDTIELLKYNLTSSGFEVVTAMDGLKGLALAKSELPDLILLDIMLPEIDGLEVCRRLKQEAQTQHIPVVMLTAKGEEVDRVVGLELGVDDYIVKPFSPRELVLRIKAVLRRSADVEPKRALKWSREGLSVDFEAHTLECDGELVPLTATEFKLFSELLQYEGKVRTRDHLLDTVWDTHFEGYSRTVDTHIRRLRQKLGPYADFIETVRGVGYRFKS encoded by the coding sequence GTGTCAATTGATAAAATACTGGTGGTTGAAGATCATCATGATACTATAGAGCTACTGAAATACAATTTGACTTCATCCGGCTTTGAAGTTGTTACGGCAATGGATGGCCTCAAGGGTCTTGCACTGGCTAAAAGTGAGCTTCCTGATCTTATACTATTGGATATTATGCTCCCTGAAATTGACGGTCTTGAGGTCTGCCGCAGACTTAAGCAGGAAGCCCAAACCCAGCATATTCCGGTCGTGATGCTTACCGCTAAGGGTGAAGAGGTCGACAGGGTTGTCGGTCTTGAACTTGGGGTGGATGACTATATTGTTAAGCCGTTCAGCCCGCGTGAATTGGTACTCAGAATCAAGGCTGTGCTAAGACGCAGTGCAGACGTTGAGCCGAAGCGCGCACTAAAGTGGAGTCGTGAGGGCCTTTCTGTTGATTTTGAAGCGCATACTTTGGAATGTGACGGAGAACTTGTTCCTCTAACCGCAACAGAGTTCAAATTGTTTTCTGAACTGTTACAGTACGAAGGAAAGGTCCGCACCCGTGATCATTTGCTTGATACTGTGTGGGATACCCATTTTGAAGGGTATTCGAGAACGGTAGATACGCATATCCGCAGATTGCGGCAGAAGCTTGGGCCTTACGCTGATTTCATCGAAACCGTGCGCGGGGTCGGGTATCGTTTCAAAAGTTAG
- the argS gene encoding arginine--tRNA ligase, whose protein sequence is MKAKLHLHNVLGSILESKGWEWPEKATLEPPRDKNFGDMSANIAMMLSKQAKMNPRAIAEEIKAQLDNDPYIEKVDIAGPGFLNFTFSNSFWQNMIPEVIAKGDDYGRSEMGKGKKVQVEYVSANPTGPLHIGHGRGAALGDCLVRILEFTGHEVEAEYYVNDAGRQMLILGNSIWVRLQQSEGRDIVDPEDFYKGDYITDIAKEVLALNPTILEMEEADSVAICREYGMNQILEGIKKDLAAFDVRHDVWFSEKSLVETGKVDETFADLKARGMAYEKDGALWFKSTDLGDDKDRVLRKSNGDLTYFASDISYHDNKYKRGFDTVVDIWGADHHGYIPRMQAAVEALGKKGQLDVILVQLVNLLRGGEQIAMSTRAGKFETLEDVVNEVGRDASRFMFLSRKSDSHLDFDLDLVKQKTMENPVYYVQYAHARICSVIQKAAEAGIEVEASTPELLSLLGNAEELSLIKLMDQFNDVVESAGEYMTPHTISYYLRDLANALHRFYSMHHILSAEKDIIAARLILLKAVAKTLENGLALLGVSAPEKM, encoded by the coding sequence ATGAAAGCTAAACTTCATCTTCATAACGTCCTCGGTTCTATTCTTGAAAGCAAAGGCTGGGAATGGCCTGAAAAAGCCACCCTCGAGCCTCCAAGAGATAAAAACTTCGGTGACATGTCCGCAAATATTGCCATGATGCTCTCAAAGCAGGCAAAAATGAATCCGCGCGCCATCGCTGAAGAAATTAAGGCCCAGTTGGACAACGATCCATATATTGAAAAAGTAGACATTGCAGGACCCGGCTTCCTGAACTTCACCTTTTCCAACTCGTTCTGGCAGAACATGATTCCAGAAGTTATCGCAAAAGGTGATGATTATGGTCGTTCTGAAATGGGCAAAGGCAAAAAGGTTCAAGTAGAATACGTTTCTGCCAACCCTACAGGACCTCTGCATATCGGTCATGGACGCGGAGCTGCACTCGGCGACTGTCTTGTTCGTATCCTTGAGTTCACAGGGCACGAAGTTGAAGCGGAATACTACGTCAACGACGCAGGCCGCCAGATGCTTATCCTTGGTAATTCCATTTGGGTAAGATTACAGCAGTCTGAAGGGCGCGACATTGTCGATCCTGAAGATTTCTACAAAGGCGATTACATCACCGACATCGCAAAAGAAGTACTGGCGCTTAATCCGACTATCCTTGAGATGGAAGAAGCTGATTCAGTTGCAATTTGCCGTGAATACGGGATGAACCAGATTCTTGAAGGCATCAAGAAAGACCTTGCTGCTTTCGATGTTCGCCACGATGTATGGTTTTCCGAAAAGAGCCTTGTTGAGACTGGTAAAGTTGATGAAACTTTTGCCGACCTTAAAGCTCGCGGTATGGCTTACGAAAAAGACGGAGCACTTTGGTTCAAGTCTACCGATCTCGGAGATGACAAAGACCGCGTGCTTCGTAAATCTAACGGAGACCTGACCTATTTTGCATCAGATATCTCCTACCATGATAATAAATACAAACGCGGATTCGACACCGTAGTAGACATCTGGGGCGCAGACCATCACGGCTACATCCCACGCATGCAAGCGGCTGTTGAAGCTCTCGGCAAAAAAGGGCAGCTTGATGTTATCCTCGTACAGCTTGTTAACTTGCTGCGCGGCGGAGAACAGATTGCAATGTCTACCCGCGCCGGAAAATTTGAGACTCTTGAAGACGTAGTCAATGAAGTTGGCCGCGACGCTTCACGTTTCATGTTTCTGTCTCGCAAAAGCGATAGTCACCTCGACTTTGACCTCGATCTGGTCAAACAGAAAACCATGGAAAACCCAGTATATTACGTTCAGTATGCACACGCACGCATCTGCTCCGTAATCCAGAAAGCAGCTGAAGCGGGTATCGAAGTAGAAGCTTCAACTCCTGAGCTTCTTAGCTTGCTAGGCAACGCTGAAGAGCTAAGTCTAATCAAGCTTATGGATCAGTTTAATGACGTGGTGGAAAGTGCCGGAGAATACATGACCCCGCATACCATCAGTTATTACTTAAGAGACCTTGCAAATGCGTTGCATAGATTTTACTCTATGCATCACATCCTTTCCGCAGAAAAAGATATTATTGCGGCAAGGTTGATCCTGCTTAAAGCTGTTGCAAAAACTCTTGAAAACGGCCTAGCGCTGCTTGGAGTTTCCGCGCCAGAAAAAATGTAA